The DNA window AGCTCATAAAAAAACTAATTACTCCTGAAATCATTACTCAAAATCAGAAGAGGAGATTGAAATATGGACTTCTTCCTCCTAAATGTAACaaatataccaaaaaaaaaaaacactaaggATACTGTGCCTGTGTGTTTATTGGGCAATAGTCCAAAGGGCAGAACTATCACTGTTCTGTCCCATATGATACAATTATCAAACTTCACAGCTAAAAAGAGAAAGGGTTTGAAAGCTCTTGTGACACAGTCCATAACATTCCGTCATTGTAATAACGGGTTGCTATTGCTGGTTGTTTCTTCTTGAGTAGCAGGTAAATGTGAAACAGCAAAAGTCTCAAGTCACCCTAGTAATAAGTGATCTCCAGTAGAACCACACATCATCCTACCTTATTGTGAGCAGCTGAGCCACCATATTGATGAGCAAGTGTATCACCCATTCTTTCGTAGAAGCCCATCAATTCATCAGCCAAGGGATCATCAAGGTCTATTTTTGTGGAATTTATTATTCCCAGAGCTCGCAGTTGATGTCCCAAAGCAGCCAATCCGTATGCATATTGTGCCACATTAGTACGATCCAAACAATCTATGCAGTTTGTCCTGAGCACTCCCTTTTGAAGAATTGGCGGTTTACCAAAACCACCACCATTAGCCACATTGTTCCTGGTACATAATCTTCTGTCAAATCTATCTAAGTTCTCACTACCATCTTCATGGTGGTTGTCATTTGACTCGTTTTCAATTTCACACTGTACTGGCTGCTGCGTGTCACTATCAACAGAACTCCTGCATCATGAGAGTTGTCAGCCGTTTAGTACATGATCGTTACTggcagaaaaattaaataagtAACCTCGTAATTTATCCAGAAAACAAACCATGTTTAGTACTAGTTATTAATTGTCTATGAACTCCCAAGTTTAGAAGAATGGCAATATCTAAAAGACATATTCTCCCCGGACCAGATGATAACCTCAACTCTTCTAACACACATTCTGACACGGATGAGAATAGATGGCTGGAATATCTATATACTTTAGGATTTGAAGCAATTATAGACATTAGGAGTATTATCCTAATCTCTATAACATCCATAAGGGAATCCTTCTTGGACCAAGGGTTATGAATTACTATCCCCGATCAGATACATAAAAAGGTTCAAAACCAATTTAAGTTGGCTATCCAAGGGTTGCATGTTGGACCAAGATGAAAATGATGAGACAAAACATAGGCACTATGATACTCTAAAAGAGCAGAtaaaaacttcatcttcatcagCTAATCATTACCTTAATAGTACTTTCTCCTTCcccttttatttgtttttcaCTGTTTCTTTTTCGAGGGGTGTAGGTGTTATAGAAGGTTAGAGACAGCATACTTCATGAGAATAACTAAGCTCCAATGGAGGGGGAAAAAATGGAAGTCAACAGCAAAACCCAATTTTACATCTCCCATCAGGTCCTACAACAGATCTCCAGACTACATGAAACTTCCCCTAAATATTTCAAAGTTTGTCCTGATATTTGTTCAAGAGAATATGTGCCATTCAATCTGACCATTAATGCTGTTCAGACATACTGACAAtggtatttttttaaaattcctaACATTCCATTTGAAGTCAATATTTACTTCCAAAGACCTGAGTCTAGACTTTTGGATTTCAACATTGAGAAACATGGATTAATTATCACCTACAATATGATTTGACATGGTCAGAATGTCAAACGACAACAGCTGGGATACGTAGAATAAAGATTACTGAAACAAAATCTCCTGATTTGACGACAAGTAATTGTATTTGCTAAAACTCTTCGTATGTTAATTGGCATTCTAACTTCTACATAAGATACAATACTTGGAATGAGAACTAACAGAGTGTCTCAAGTACTTCCCATTACAAGAACTTATTCTGCTTCAAGAGATATAACATCAATCTGTAAAACTGAGAAAATATAAGACAAACAAATTATCTTCTAGTCAGATTAAGACTTTCTGCAAATTTCCGACAATGAAGTCCAATGAGCTATGACACCAGGAAGAGAAAAGTAGGCCTTAAAGCTGAGTTTACTGATAAGACAAAACCGAACACCTAAACATAAAAAGAGGTTGGGAAAACAATGGAAACCAACAAAGACACCAGCAAACCTGGAAGATGGAGGCGACTCTCCAAATGAAAGATGGCCAACATAAATCTTAAAAGATAGGATTATGGACAACTACAAAGTAAGCCAACTATGGTATTCCAAACAAAAGTAAGAGCAGGGTAGAGAGCTAACTCACTCAAAATAAGGCCATTTCAAGCATCCCTCAGTTGCTAAGGCTGGTGTTACTTGGCAGTAGAAGAAGCCTGTCAGTGTCAATGCATATGTAGCCACTTTTCCCAGAAGGAGCAAAACATTTGTAGCTTTGCTGGTGTAGGAAGGGAAAATGAGATTCCACACAAATTTAGGTAAAAACCAGACAACTATAAATGACATAAGCAGAAAGTAAAGTACCTTCGAGAATGCTTGTGCAAATCCCAGTGAAGGAACTTGAGACGATTCTCCTCTGACAAATCTTTATTGATATATTCAATGGCATTGGCAAACTCAGCACGAAGAATCGATTCTCGAGGCTTCTTCTCACTCGTCTGTTGATTATCAATCTAGTACACATCAGTTTTTTGCTTGTTCTCAAATCAGTAAGCTCTTCACAGTCAAGGAGTTACTTTAGGCAACCTATCTAAAATTATTCTTTCCTTATTTTGCTGATCTTTTGTATTTCAGTTATACAAGAGTCTTCTTGCAAATAACCTCTTTTACATAAGAAAATTAAACATTCATAAAGTTCGTTGAAATCCAAATATATGTAGACCTCTCACCTTAATCAAATTCAAGATGATTATGGGATGCCCATATCTACCGACCAGATTTTCAAAATGAAGTCTTGTAGCCTCATACCTTTGGTCCTTTTTTGACACTGCAATGACATGAAAACAAATTTCAGTTGGAAAGAATCCTAAGAATGACGGTAAATGAAATCCTAATAATGCATGTCTGACAGGGAACAAAAAGAAGGGGGAACAGATACTCTAATTCATAAACATACATATGATATCAGGCTTAAGGTTCAATCTTGAAGTTTCCTGTGACCAGAAAAGTGGGATTGATCCACGATTTTGAACCACAGAACTAATTTGAATAGGGATCCCCTCTGGAACATTCTCAAATACGATCTGCTCAGTCTCAACATCATTTGCAACCCTGCCCCTTTCATTCACACCACGTTTCAGATATCTGTATCAAGGGAAAGTAGGAAAAAGCATTACACACTGCCAATTCAACcttctgacaaaaaaaaaaaaccaaaatgcTATCTTCAGAAAGAGAAAAGCTGTACtaatggaaaagaaaaccaTGTCTATACTATGCGTGATACTTGACcattaaaaaaaagggtaaacaaGGACTCCCAAAAACCTATATTTATGCCAAATGAGGGTGCACAGCAGTAGTTATAGTTGGCTGATGTCCTTAATACTTTTGGCTATACATATAGTAAATGTTTTTATTCCAAGTCAACCTGAACTAATAAATAGTAAACAAGTTATAATATTGGTACAAGTATTTGGTCACAGAAAGTACACGAGTCAGACAGCATTAATCCCTTGTATTTTTTTCTAATTAGAGTACATGTAACACGACAACCCCAGCTCAGGAGCACCACGCCTTTCTTTTTCCATAAAATATCAATACATGAATTGTTTCATTATTTGTTATTTCCTGAGTTTTATCATTGCATTCACTTACAAAAAGAAACGACAACAGTACCAATGCAGCACTTGCATTATGGTGTACTCATTTTTGTTGCCTCGATCATTGAATTCTTACAACGTTCATTTAATCAAGCAGCATTCTTCTTTCAATTAACTTTAGCAGATGCAGAGAACTTTCTATCTAAGAATGGCTCTAGCACAATAAGCAGAATAAGACAACATGATCAAATGAAGAACAAATGGAAGCGTCATAGGACTGATGACCTAACTACTTAGGGTTCTTTCTCATATATAATTATCCTGCACCCTCGGACCACACTCAATCTATctatatatgtaaaatttgacaGCCCACTAAGAAAGCCCCTCCTGGATAGATACAATTACAAGAAAGCAATTTGATGCAAAATGTTACAATATTCTTGGAATTATTTCATCTTCAGCAAATATTATATCTGCAAATACATAAATGTCTGAACAAGCAAGCAAACTGTGATTGCACTTAAGAGTGTGCTTTTTTATGACATTCATCTTACTAACACGGCCAAATCAGTAGGGCCTTCTGCTCCATGTTTTCCAGGACCGCATTAGAGAAGCGAGTCACCAAAGCCTCTCATCAACATATTCACAACCAACACTAGAGAGCCTTATAGAGTATGGtgttctttaaaaaaaaaaaaattaaaactacaaTAACTTATAGCCAACTATTTGACCTGACCACTGAAACCTAGAAGCTTGTATAGGGGCTTCCCATCTTCCTCTATAGAAGACACTACACCGCCCTTATCAATAGGATCAAAATGCACTCATGCAATATTAGACAGTGATATTTGCTGAATAAGCACTATAAACCATTAAAATGGCACTCCTAGGCTGGAGGAATAACTTAAAAGGGGTTAAATTGTGTGCTAACAGAAGCGTGGCACAAGGTTGCATTATAAATGTGCGCGCCTTCCTCATGTTTACTTAAGATGAGCCATTTTGCTTTCTAAGTTCAAAAGCCAGTTCACTGTGTTATCCTTTGCTCCATTTGTCTCCTTTTAGCTCATCTTAAGCCCAAACATGAAAATAGTCTATGCAAAATTGCCCAGTTATTACTTTGTTATACCAGCATTTACTTTTCAAACTTGTTGGACAAGTTTGTAAATCTTAAACTTTACCCAATAGAAAATTACCTTCTTCACAGCACTAGAGCAAATCAAGAGCATAGATAATTGTGTCATTTGAGTGTAGGATAGTTATACAAAAAAGTaattttcaaacaaataaataGCGTGTGCATTGTTCCAATCTATATCAAACCTTGTCCCAGCATAATGACGAGAACGTCTTGCAATAAGTGTCAGCCTAAATTGTCGCCCAGATATGGACAGCGTAGCCTGGATCCACAAAGTAAAAAGTTGTAACAACGCAACGCAGAAAGTATgcacaaaaaaggaaaaaaattcaaaatcagaATCAATAATGTTCAGCAGCTCATATACGAAACTAACAATTAAATGCAATACAAAATACTGAATTCAGGATCAGCTAAAACAATCGTACGACAAGTGCTAACGGCATATCCCTGTTATTCTACCTTCAGTTGCCAAATACACCTTTTGCTAAATCCAAGGAAAGGGTTTAAATGGAGTAAGGAAACAGTTTGATTAAGGTTTCTAAAAATATTGACAAGGATAGGCCTTAAACAGAACCAATATAACTGACAAGAAATACCAAAAATAACATCTAAGCCCCCGATTAAAGTGCAgaagtatttttttaaaaatattcagttcataaattttttcctttatttggtaatttttttctttatttggagAAAAACTAATGCACTAGGTCAACCCTGTTCTGGCACTAACTAAGCTCACCTGCTGGAAGAACCCATAGACTAGTGCAACTGTCCAGAGAGTATTCTGAAGGATGTTCCTTATTCCGCGAGTCAAAAACTCATTCCACACAAACATAGTCTCATACAGGACATTCCCTGTCTCGGCATCACAGATATTCTTTTGTACACTCCTCATAACATGATATGAATAACTGAAGAAGAAATCCTTTGTAAGATCAACCGTGCAGAGAAGCCTCTTGTATCTAGAAAAGTCAAggggggaaaaaggaaaatcaacTATATAATTAGAAGAAATtccccaaataaaaaaaatacaagcaGTAAAAAGACTGCAGATAAGAACCAATAATATAGTGGATTTCATACCCCTCCTCCAATAACTTATGTTTGAAAACTTGACAGGGGACATTGCAGGAAAATGAGAATATCAAAATGTGGATAACTGCCACACATCCACAAGTGTAGTTCGAGAAACATAAGCAAGGATGCATGTGATccaattatatttttttaatgctGGGAAAGAAACCACCCCATGCCTTAGATAGCAACTTGATTAAATTCTGCATCACCACGACTACAACCGCAACAGAGGCCACCAAGGTTATTTAGATCTCTGGAGGGTAGTAGTCATCACTTAGATTACTTGCAGAGATGCATTGGAGGTAATgtagaaaattttattattttacagCTTCACAGTTCAAAACAGTGGGCTAACCAAGATGACGGCTTGCGGAAGAACATGTCTAGTACCTAAATCCAGATGTTGAACTTATTATGTAGTCTTACATCTATGACAATGACACATCTGCTACTGAGTAATGCTCCCCTTCCTGTATTAATAAAAGCTCTTCAGGTGTACTGTTAAAAACGTTTTTGCATGTAGTTAATGAATAACCTGTCTTCATTTCGATGGTCAATCATCATACTGGATCGAACTGCAGAGTTCGGAAGCGGGATTATCTCACTCTTCGAGATTGAGTATACATTGTGACCAGATATTGCACCAATTTGCCTCCTTTTGGTTATAACCAACATGTAATAGGGCCCCAAGAATTTAATAAAACCTGAGATAGGGAACCAAGGTGAATGCAAAATAATGACGATCAAGCTTCCAACGGTGGAATAACAGACTTAAAAAATTTACACATACCAACAATTCCATAACAAGTGGTGACAAATCTAAGCCCTCCTGTAGATATATTTCCCTCATGTATCCTCCTCAAAAGGTCAGAACATTCCCTTTCAGTGTACGTTGTAGAATCTTCAAGTATATTTAGCTCATAAGCCTCCAACCTGTTAATTTTTAATACTCTCCAGCATGTTCGGCTCTTGTCCCTACCTATCATATAAAAATTCTGCAACAAAAAATTTGACAATGGTTTAGCTAAgattcaagataaaaaaaaaaaattaagcaaaAGCTTATTCATAAGTTAAAATTCGCAAATGCGCATCTACATTGATCAGATATACAACATGTGCCACTGAAAACGTCAAACAATAATGGCTATAGTTTTGTCATCTTTAGCACAATGCCATTAATGAGAGTAAAACAAGGGTTTTCGACTCATGCTGAAATATAAGATCTTTATGCCCAAAAGAAGTACTTAAAACAAGACAAGTATGTAGATCTCTAACACGTGGAAAGATTAATTGCAATATTAAATGCAGAATATGAAAATTGTTAGTTAATGCAATCCATTTGCCACGTAACAACCTGAAAACTCAATCTTATCTAGAACTATCCGAACACATAACATGAATTTGACTTTTTAGTTACAAATAAATCCCCCATACTGCAGCAATTCTACTGAAGCTTATATGTACCATACACTTGGAAATTCTTATATACACTGCATCTGACACTCTCCTAACTGATAAAAGAAAGTTCTTTCAGAACAAGTTGGAACAGCCAATCATGGAAAGCTAAAACGAAAGGCAAAGAATATCAAGCGATCAACACATGGAACAGATAGAATAAGCTAAACA is part of the Coffea eugenioides isolate CCC68of chromosome 6, Ceug_1.0, whole genome shotgun sequence genome and encodes:
- the LOC113772908 gene encoding phosphoinositide phosphatase SAC3-like yields the protein MAEELENEQPPPQQQQLTSYSENDHTYAENDQHQTENDQGTAGECYPGRPNPLPEGFMQKFRLYETRSNFYMIGRDKSRTCWRVLKINRLEAYELNILEDSTTYTERECSDLLRRIHEGNISTGGLRFVTTCYGIVGFIKFLGPYYMLVITKRRQIGAISGHNVYSISKSEIIPLPNSAVRSSMMIDHRNEDRYKRLLCTVDLTKDFFFSYSYHVMRSVQKNICDAETGNVLYETMFVWNEFLTRGIRNILQNTLWTVALVYGFFQQATLSISGRQFRLTLIARRSRHYAGTRYLKRGVNERGRVANDVETEQIVFENVPEGIPIQISSVVQNRGSIPLFWSQETSRLNLKPDIILSKKDQRYEATRLHFENLVGRYGHPIIILNLIKTSEKKPRESILRAEFANAIEYINKDLSEENRLKFLHWDLHKHSRSKATNVLLLLGKVATYALTLTGFFYCQVTPALATEGCLKWPYFESSVDSDTQQPVQCEIENESNDNHHEDGSENLDRFDRRLCTRNNVANGGGFGKPPILQKGVLRTNCIDCLDRTNVAQYAYGLAALGHQLRALGIINSTKIDLDDPLADELMGFYERMGDTLAHQYGGSAAHNKIFSQRRGQWKAATQSQEFFRTLQRYYSNAYMDAEKQNAINVFLGHFQPQPGKPEVWELNSDQLYRESRNGQSNIDKNGRSLFKRSLSDGNILRETHTPVSTSNMSKDISNSLPDTPEGGSNILSESTPNIPTCENELSYSRYTPSMPVRELFEDLPRDRCQENENGDSYDCSNFVDLDWLSSSGNSCEEEILERSLLTSPIAGLSSDNVVSDLAGEATPVISECGSSMKGRDQTGTELCYDDSYGSEVHEEFSDCFVHWVTYGETLCH